One stretch of Oncorhynchus masou masou isolate Uvic2021 chromosome 9, UVic_Omas_1.1, whole genome shotgun sequence DNA includes these proteins:
- the LOC135545360 gene encoding protocadherin beta-16-like, translating to MGNWRSTDRRGRWQVLFYILCLSALDSVTGQARYSIPEEQSEGSIVGNIGRDLGLEVKRLVSGKARIITKGARQYVDLNRDKGLLVVKERIDREELCGQTTPCSFSFELIIENPIQLYRVTVEVRDTNDNTPSFPKDEIHFKISESAVSGARFSLESAVDPDVGDNGIQNYSLKPTDNFKLEVHSQADGGKYIEMVLQTPLDREEQETLSLMLIATDGGDPQRTGTVRIHITVLDANDNAPVCGQPVYKTDVKESSPKGTLITTVSADDADQGVNGEVTFSIAHVAKEAKELFELDVDTGEIKVVGRLDYEKSRNYQLNVQASDNGGFTDTCKVVIQIIDENDNVPTIQLMSHTNSIPEDSPPGTTVAVINVEDADSDGNGVVLCNINADIPFKIESSLTDYYTIVTDSALDRETVSEYNVTITVSDEGTPPLSSNKNITVKVSDVNDNPPKFDQPVYSKSIQENNSPGFSIFSVRASDADWGQNARVSYFLDDKQVNGVTASSVVSVNSENGAIHAVRSFDYEQIKSFQFNVTARDGGSPPLSSVVAVRILVQDQNDNAPQVLYPVQTSSSLVAEMVPRSADVGYLVTKVVAVDVDSGQNAWLSYKLQKATDKALFEVGLQNGEIRTIRQVNDKDAVKQRLTVVVEDNGQPSRSATVNVNVAVADSFPEVLSEFTDFTHEKEYNDNLTFYLVLALAVVSFLFITCLVVIISVKIYRWRQSRVLYHSNLPVIPYYPPRYADTLGTGTLQHVYNYEVCRTTDSRKSDCKFVRPCSQNVLIMDPSCTGTMQRMQSEQNILDEPDSPLEVSLL from the coding sequence ATGGGTAACTGGAGGTCGACTGACCGCAGAGGCCGGTGGCAAGTACTGTTTTACATTCTTTGTCTGAGCGCCCTAGATTCTGTAACTGGGCAGGCACGATATTCCATACCAGAGGAGCAGTCAGAGGGGTCGATCGTTGGAAACATTGGTAGAGATTTGGGTTTGGAGGTGAAGAGACTAGTGTCCGGTAAAGCTCGCATTATAACAAAAGGAGCGCGACAGTATGTTGATCTGAACCGAGACAAAGGGCTCCTCGTTGTTAAAGAGAGAATCGACCGAGAGGAGCTCTGCGGACAGACTACGCCTTGTAGCTTCAGCTTTGAGCTTATCATAGAAAACCCCATTCAGTTATATCGAGTTACAGTAGAGGTTCGTGACACTAACGATAACACCCCGTCCTTTCCAAAGGATGAAATACATTTCAAAATCAGTGAATCTGCCGTGTCTGGGGCACGATTTTCTCTGGAGAGCGCCGTTGACCCTGACGTTGGTGATAACGGTATACAGAATTATTCTCTAAAACCGACAGATAATTTCAAATTAGAGGTACACAGCCAAGCCGATGGTGGTAAATACATTGAGATGGTTTTGCAAACCCCCctagacagagaggaacaggagacTCTGTCTCTGATGCTTATTGCTACTGACGGAGGCGACCCTCAGAGGACTGGAACTGTCCGCATCCATATTACCGTGCTGGATGCCAATGATAATGCGCCAGTATGTGGTCAACCAGTTTATAAAACAGACGTCAAGGAGAGCTCCCCAAAAGGGACTTTGATAACCACCGTCAGCGCAGACGATGCAGACCAAGGGGTGAATGGAGAGGTCACTTTCTCCATCGCTCATGTTGCTAAAGAGGCGAAGGAGCTGTTCGAGCTCGACGTGGATACTGGAGAGATTAAGGTGGTGGGAAGACTGGATTATGAAAAATCAAGAAATTATCAATTAAATGTTCAGGCGAGCGACAACGGAGGGTTTACTGATACGTGTAAAGTTGTCATTCAAATTATTGATGAGAACGATAATGTCCCCACAATACAACTCATGTCACATACTAACTCGATTCCCGAGGACTCTCCCCCTGGTACCACTGTAGCTGTTATTAATGTTGAGGACGCAGACTCAGACGGCAACGGTGTCGTTCTTTGTAATATTAACGCAGATATTCCGTTCAAAATAGAGTCATCGTTAACGGATTATTATACAATAGTCACTGATAGCGCATTGGATAGAGAAACCGTGTCTGAGTACAACGTCACCATTACAGTTTCAGATGAGGGGACTCCGCCTCTCTCCAGCAATAAGAACATAACTGTTAAAGTATCAGATGTGAATGATAACCCACCCAAGTTTGATCAACCTGTATATAGTAAGTCTATTCAGGAAAACAATTCGCCAGGGTTTTCTATATTCTCAGTGAGAGCGAGTGATGCTGACTGGGGTCAAAATGCCCGCGTCTCCTACTTTCTCGATGATAAACAAGTTAACGGGGTGACTGCTTCCTCTGTTGTCTCAGTAAATTCAGAAAATGGCGCCATCCATGCTGTTAGGTCATTCGATTATGAACAAATCAAGTCGTTTCAATTCAACGTCACTGCCCGTGATGGAGGGTCTCCACCTCTCAGTTCAGTGGTCGCTGTTAGAATATTAGTCCAGGACCAGAATGACAACGCGCCTCAGGTTCTGTATCCAGTCCAGACTAGCAGCTCTCTGGTGGCTGAAATGGTGCCTCGTTCAGCAGATGTGGGATATCTTGTCACTAAAGTGGTGGCTGTTGATGTGGACTCTGGACAGAATGCCTGGCTCTCGTATAAACTGCAGAAAGCGACAGACAAGGCGCTGTTTGAAGTGGGTTTACAGAATGGAGAAATAAGAACTATTCGCCAAGTCAACGATAAAGATGCTGTGAAACAAAGGCTCACTGTTGTAGTGGAGGACAACGGGCAGCCCTCTCGTTCAGCTACAGTCAATGTTAACGTGGCGGTGGCGGACAGCTTCCCTGAAGTGCTCTCGGAGTTCACTGACTTTACGCACGAGAAGGAGTACAATGACAACCTGACTTTTTACTTAGTCTTGGCTTTGGCTGTAGTCTCATTTCTGTTCATCACATGTTTAGTGGTTATTATATCAGTGAAAATATACAGATGGAGACAGTCTCGCGTCCTCTATCATTCCAATCTCCCGGTTATTCCGTATTATCCACCGCGTTACGCAGACACTTTGGGGACAGGAACTCTACAGCACGTGTACAATTACGAGGTGTGCAGGACGACTGACTCCAGAAAGAGTGACTGTAAGTTCGTCAGACCCTGTAGTCAGAACGTACTGATAATGGACCCCAGTTGTACAGGGACGATGCAGCGGATGCAGAGTGAACAGAACATCCTGGATGAACCAGACTCTCCACTAGAGGTGAGTTTGTTGTAG
- the LOC135545361 gene encoding protocadherin gamma-A11-like produces the protein MDIFGRTGAGEALKSAGWGLRWQVRVSILLVCVLSAVNGQIRYSIPEEMRKGLFVGDVAKDLGLDIKRLISGRAQLVIDGNNQYVELNPNKGHLVVKERIDREKLCGQKSPCSFSLEIVLEYPLELFSITIEIQDINDHAPAFSKKELNLEISESAPIGTVFLLDSAADPDVGINSLHSYSLKPTDNFVIKQHSRADGSKYAEMVLQSGLDREKQSEHSLILTAVDGGDPKRTGTVKIHITVLDANDNAPIFTESLYKATVIEHSLGGTAVAKVSAIDADQGYNGNVTYSFTHMDEGTPPLFNIDPYTGEIKVTGAIDYETVQNYEIHIQAKDPWGLTSVSKLIIDILDLNDNTPIITMTSFSGKIAEDAIPGTVVALISVQDVDSGKNGQVRLNINENLPFKIKTSLRNYYTLVTEKGLDREKVSSYNITLIATDEGLPPLSSMNTVVLDITDVNDNAPAFSKNVYSTYVMENNSPRVSVVAIQATDPDRGQNALISYYLIDSELNGNPVSTYFSINSENGVIHSVRSLDYEQVKEFKIHVKAQDGGSPPLSSNTTVLIYVQDQNDNAPQVLYPVQTSSSLVAEMVPRSADVGYLVTKVVAVDVDSGQNAWLSYKLQKATDRALFEVGLQNGEIRTIRQVTDKDAVKQRLTVVVEDNGQPSRSATVNVNVAVADSFPEVLSEFTDFTHDKEYNDKLTFYLVLALAVVSFLFITCLVVIISVKIYRWRQSRVLYHSNLPVIPYYPPRYADTLGTGTLQHVYNYEVCRTTDSRKSDCKFVRPSSQNVLIMDPSSTGTMQRMQSENNIIDEPDSPLERA, from the exons ATGGATATTTTTGGGAGAACGGGCGCAGGAGAGGCTTTGAAGAGCGCAGGCTGGGGTTTGAGATGGCAAGTGCGAGTCTCCATTTTGCTTGTCTGCGTACTGAGTGCGGTGAATGGACAGATTCGATATTCTATACCAGAGGAGATGAGAAAGGGCTTGTTTGTAGGAGATGTGGCGAAAGACCTTggtttggatataaagagacttatTTCAGGTCGGGCGCAGTTAGTTATAGACGGTAATAACCAATATGTAGAGCTGAATCCGAACAAAGGACATTTGGTTGTGAAAGAAAGGATTGACAGGGAGAAACTGTGCGGTCAGAAATCTCCGTGTAGTTTCAGTCTAGAGATTGTCTTAGAATATCCGCTTGAATTATTTTCGATTACTATCGAAATTCAAGACATAAACGACCATGCCCCAGCGTTTTCGAAGAAAGAACTTAATTTAGAAATCAGTGAATCTGCACCTATAGGGACCGTGTTCTTGCTAGACAGTGCCGCGGACCCTGACGTAGGTATCAACTCCCTTCACAGTTATTCTCTAAAACCAACTGATAATTTTGTTATCAAACAGCATAGTCGAGCCGACGGCAGTAAATACGCAGAGATGGTGTTGCAGTCTGGACTTGACCGTGAAAAACAGAGCGAACACTCCCTGATATTAACTGCAGTCGATGGTGGGGACCCAAAGAGAACTGGAACCGTTAAGATACATATTACTGTTCTAGACGCAAACGACAATGCACCTATATTTACTGAGTCTTTGTACAAAGCCACTGTTATAGAACACTCGCTGGGAGGCACAGCTGTAGCAAAAGTAAGTGCCATCGATGCAGATCAAGGGTATAACGGAAATGTGACGTATTCCTTCACACATATGGATGAGGGTACCCCGCCCTTGTTCAATATAGATCCCTATACCGGGGAGATAAAAGTAACTGGTGCCATAGATTACGAAACTGTTCAGAATTACGAGATACACATTCAAGCTAAAGACCCATGGGGTCTGACAAGTGTGAGTAAATTAATTATTGATATCCTAGACTTGAATGATAACACTCCGATCATAACCATGACATCGTTTTCGGGTAAAATCGCAGAAGATGCTATCCCTGGTACAGTTGTGGCATTGATAAGTGTCCAGGATGTAGACTCTGGTAAAAACGGACAGGTGCGTTTAAACATCAACGAAAATCTCCCTTTTAAGATAAAGACGTCTCTTAGAAACTACTACACATTGGTAACTGAGAAGGGCTTAGACCGGGAGAAAGTTTCGAGCTACAACATTACCCTCATTGCCACCGATGAAGGTTTACCTCCGTTATCAAGCATGAACACTGTCGTTTTAGACATCACTGATGTTAATGACAACGCACCAGCTTTTAGTAAAAATGTGTATAGCACGTATGTTATGGAAAACAATTCTCCCCGCGTTTCAGTGGTTGCTATTCAAGCGACGGATCCAGATAGGGGTCAAAACGCACTTATATCTTACTATCTAATTGACAGTGAGCTAAACGGAAACCCAGTCTCCACCTATTTCTCAATTAACTCTGAGAACGGTGTTATTCATTCAGTGCGCTCACTGGATTATGAACAGGTTAAGGAGTTCAAAATACACGTCAAAGCTCAAGACGGAGGCTCGCCACCGCTTAGCAGTAATACAACTGTTCTGATATATGTTCAAGATCAGAATGACAACGCGCCTCAGGTTCTGTACCCAGTCCAGACGAGCAGCTCTCTGGTGGCTGAAATGGTGCCTCGTTCAGCAGATGTGGGATATCTTGTCACTAAAGTGGTGGCTGTTGATGTGGACTCTGGACAGAATGCCTGGCTCTCGTATAAACTGCAGAAAGCGACAGACAGGGCGCTGTTTGAAGTGGGTTTACAGAATGGAGAAATAAGAACTATACGCCAAGTCACTGATAAAGATGCTGTGAAACAAAGGCTCACTGTTGTAGTGGAGGACAACGGGCAGCCCTCTCGTTCAGCTACAGTAAATGTTAACGTGGCGGTGGCGGACAGCTTCCCTGAAGTGCTCTCAGAGTTCACTGACTTTACGCACGACAAGGAGTACAATGACAAACTGACTTTTTACTTAGTCTTGGCTTTGGCTGTAGTCTCATTTCTGTTCATCACCTGTTTAGTGGTTATTATATCAGTGAAAATATACAGATGGAGACAGTCTCGCGTCCTCTATCATTCCAATCTCCCGGTTATTCCGTATTATCCACCGCGTTACGCAGACACTTTGGGGACAGGAACTCTGCAGCACGTGTACAATTACGAGGTGTGCAGGACGACTGACTCTAGAAAGAGTGACTGTAAGTTCGTCAGACCCTCCAGCCAGAACGTACTGATAATGGACCCCAGTTCTACAGGGACGATGCAGCGGATGCAGAGTGAAAATAACATCATTGATGAACCAGACTCTCCACTAGAG CGAGCATAG